One genomic region from Panthera tigris isolate Pti1 chromosome D1, P.tigris_Pti1_mat1.1, whole genome shotgun sequence encodes:
- the LOC102950499 gene encoding olfactory receptor 51D1 has translation MQKPQLLVPVRATPNGTLVHPAYFLLVGIPGLGRDIHFWLAFPLCFMYAMATLGNLAIVLIIRVERRLHEPMYLFLAMLSTIDLVLSSVTMPKMASLFLTGIQEIGFNVCLAQMFLIHALSAMESAVLLAMAFDRFVAICHPLRHASVLTGPTVAKIGLAALTRGFVFFFPLPFILKRLSYCQTHMVTHSFCLHQDIMKLSCSDTRVNVVYGLFIILSVMGVDSLFIGFSYVLILKTVLELASQGAALKAFSTCISHLCAVLVFYVPLIGLSVVHRLGGPTSLLHVIMANIYLLLPPVVNPVVYGAKTKEIRSRVLHMFSQGGR, from the coding sequence ATGCAGAAGCCTCAGCTCTTGGTTCCTGTCAGGGCCACTCCAAATGGAACTCTGGTCCATCCAGCATACTTCCTGCTGGTGGGAATCCCTGGCCTGGGGCGTGACATACACTTTTGGCTGGCTTTCCCCCTGTGCTTTATGTATGCCATGGCCACCCTGGGAAACCTGGCCATTGTCCTCATCATCCGTGTGGAAAGGCGTCTGCATGAGCCCATGTACCTCTTCCTGGCCATGCTTTCCACTATTGACCTAGTCCTGTCTTCTGTCACCATGCCCAAGATGGCCAGCCTCTTCCTGACAGGCATCCAGGAGATAGGATTCAATGTTTGTCTGGCCCAGATGTTCCTTATCCATGCTCTGTCAGCCATGGAGTCAGCTGTCCTGCTGGCTATGGCTTTTGACCGCTTTGTGGCCATCTGTCATCCACTGCGGCATGCTTCTGTGCTCACAGGGCCTACTGTGGCCAAGATTGGACTAGCTGCCCTGACCAGgggatttgttttcttcttccctctgcccttcatcCTGAAGCGGTTGTCATACTGCCAAACACATATGGTCACACACTCCTTCTGTCTGCACCAAGATATTATGAAGTTGTCCTGTTCTGACACCAGGGTCAATGTAGTATATGGACTCTTCATTATCCTCTCAGTCATGGGTGTGGACTCCCTCTTCATTGGCTTCTCCTACGTTCTTATCCTGAAGACTGTGTTGGAGCTGGCTTCTCAGGGGGCAGCACTCAAGGCTTTCAGTACCTGCATCTCCCATCTCTGTGCTGTCCTGGTCTTCTATgtgcccctcattgggctctcagTGGTGCACAGGCTGGGGGGCCCTACCTCCCTGCTCCATGTGATTATGGCTAATATCTATTTGCTACTACCACCTGTGGTCAACCCTGTTGTCtatggagccaaaaccaaggagATCCGTTCACGGGTCCTCCATATGTTCTCACAGGGTGGCAGGTGA
- the LOC102950204 gene encoding olfactory receptor 51E1: MVDPNGSESSATYFILIGLPGLEKAQFWLAFPLCSLYLIAVLGNLTVICIVRTEHRLHEPMYIFLCMLSGLDILISTSSMPRMMAIFWFNSTTIQFDACLLQMFAIHSLSGMESTVLLAMAFDRYVAICHPLRHATVLTLPRVTKIGMAAVVRGTSLMAPLPIFIKRLPFCRSNILSHSYCLHQDVMKLACADIRVNIIYGLIVIISAIGLDSLLISLSYLLILKTVLGLTREAQAKAFGTCVSHVCAVFIFYVPFIGLSMVHRFGKRHDSLLPVIMANTYLLVPPVLNPIVYGVKTKEIRQRILRLFHVTTHTSDP; the protein is encoded by the coding sequence ATGGTGGACCCCAATGGCAGTGAATCTAGTGCCACATATTTCATTCTAATAGGCCTTCCAGGCTTGGAAAAAGCTCAGTTCTGGTTGGCCTTCCCATTATGCTCCCTCTACCTTATTGCTGTGCTAGGTAACCTGACAGTCATCTGCATTGTGCGGACTGAGCACAGACTACATGAAcccatgtatatttttctttgcatgCTTTCTGGCCTTGACATACTTATCTCTACTTCATCTATGCCCAGAATGATGGCCATCTTCTGGTTCAATTCCACTACCATCCAGTTTGATGCTTGTCTTCTACAGATGTTTGCCATCCACTCCTTATCTGGCATGGAGTCCACTGTACTGCTGGCCATGGCCtttgaccgctatgtggccatttGTCACCCACTACGCCATGCCACTGTGCTAACATTGCCTCGTGTTACCAAGATTGGCATGGCTGCTGTGGTACGGGGTACTTCACTTATGGCACCCCTGCCTATCTTCATCAAACGGCTGCCTTTCTGCCGCTCCAACATTCTTTCCCATTCCTACTGCCTACACCAAGATGTCATGAAGCTGGCTTGTGCTGACATCCGTGTCAATATCATCTATGGCCTCATTGTCATCATCTCTGCCATTGGCCTGGACTCACTTCTCATCTCCTTGTCATATCTGCTTATCCTCAAGACTGTGTTGGGCTTGACACGTGAAGCCCAGGCAAAGGCATTTGGCACTTGTGTCTCTCATGTGTGTGCTGTTTTCATATTCTATGTACCTTTCATTGGGTTATCTATGGTACACCGCTTTGGGAAGCGGCATGACTCCCTCCTGCCCGTCATTATGGCCAACACCTACTTGCTTGTTCCTCCTGTGCTCAACCCTATTGTTTATGGAGTGAAGACAAAGGAGATCCGGCAGCGTATCCTTCGTCTTTTCCATGTGACTACCCATACTTCAGATCCCTAG